The following are from one region of the Jeongeupia sp. USM3 genome:
- a CDS encoding peptidylprolyl isomerase: MKLRFLTCLAVMLSTLLAPLANAAIETVDRVIAVVNRGVITQDELNDRITSVRQNLANQKIQPPPEDVLKQQVLERMITDLIQVQYAGAMGMKADDAALDRAIGRIAEQNKMSLPQFRATLEKQGMSWKNFREDIRREMMISRLKEREIDSKIIVTDSEVDDYLKLNAGKTKVEYKLQHILISVPENASPDQIQQRRLRAQAAKQEVSSGADFSAVAAKFSTAPDATSGGQLGWRPAGSLPQAFTDLLDKLQPGDSTDIIRSPAGFHIMKLVDKREQNPKEIVTQTRARHILIKTNELVSDTDARQRLVQLRDRIVNGGAKFEDMARAYSDDTSASKGGDLGWVNPGETVPDFEQAMNALQPNQISQPVHSPFGYHLIQVLERRQQDVTQERERFRVRQELKQRKAEEQYEDWLRQQRDRAYVDIRLKDE, translated from the coding sequence ATGAAGCTCCGTTTCCTGACCTGCCTTGCCGTGATGCTGTCGACGCTGCTTGCGCCGCTGGCGAACGCGGCGATCGAAACCGTCGACCGCGTGATCGCAGTGGTGAACCGCGGCGTGATCACCCAGGACGAACTGAACGACCGGATCACCTCGGTCAGACAGAACCTCGCCAACCAGAAGATCCAGCCGCCGCCCGAGGACGTGCTCAAGCAGCAGGTGCTCGAGCGGATGATCACCGACCTGATCCAGGTCCAGTACGCCGGCGCGATGGGGATGAAGGCCGATGACGCGGCGCTGGACCGGGCGATCGGCCGGATTGCCGAGCAGAACAAGATGAGCCTGCCGCAGTTTCGCGCCACGCTGGAAAAGCAGGGAATGAGCTGGAAGAATTTCCGCGAGGACATCCGCCGCGAAATGATGATCAGCCGGCTCAAGGAGCGCGAGATCGACTCGAAGATCATCGTCACCGACAGCGAGGTCGATGACTACCTCAAGCTCAACGCCGGCAAGACCAAGGTCGAGTACAAGCTGCAGCACATCCTGATTTCGGTACCGGAAAACGCGTCGCCGGACCAGATCCAGCAGCGCCGCCTGCGCGCGCAGGCCGCCAAGCAGGAAGTCTCGTCGGGCGCCGACTTCTCGGCCGTCGCCGCCAAATTCTCGACCGCCCCCGACGCAACCAGCGGCGGCCAGCTCGGCTGGCGGCCGGCCGGCAGCCTGCCGCAGGCGTTCACCGACCTGCTCGACAAGCTGCAGCCGGGCGACAGCACCGACATCATCCGCAGTCCGGCCGGCTTCCACATCATGAAGCTCGTCGACAAGCGCGAGCAGAACCCGAAGGAAATCGTCACGCAGACGCGCGCACGCCACATCCTGATCAAGACCAACGAACTCGTTTCCGACACCGATGCCCGGCAGAGGCTGGTGCAGCTGCGCGACCGCATCGTCAACGGTGGCGCCAAGTTCGAGGACATGGCCCGCGCCTATTCCGACGACACCAGCGCCAGCAAGGGCGGCGATCTCGGCTGGGTCAACCCCGGTGAAACGGTGCCGGATTTCGAGCAGGCGATGAACGCGCTGCAACCGAACCAGATTAGCCAGCCGGTCCACAGCCCGTTCGGCTACCACCTGATCCAGGTGCTCGAGCGCCGCCAGCAGGACGTGACCCAGGAGCGCGAACGCTTCCGCGTGCGTCAGGAACTCAAGCAGCGCAAGGCCGAAGAACAGTACGAGGACTGGCTGCGCCAGCAACGCGACCGCGCCTACGTCGACATCCGGCTGAAGGACGAGTGA
- the pdxA gene encoding 4-hydroxythreonine-4-phosphate dehydrogenase PdxA gives MHRTPVLALTTGEPAGIGPELAAAIAGRSDGVRLVLLGDRQLLTGRAAAVGAGTDWPDYVPGGDAPVSLLHLPLAAPCTAGVLDPANARYVLDLLDRAIDGAQAGEFDAIVTAPLHKGVINEGISGKFFYGHTEYLAERTGTGRVVMMLTGGGLRVALATTHLPLKDVPAAITVDTLSRTLRILHADLRSKFGITTPRILVAGLNPHAGESGHLGREELDVIIPTLDALRAEGMALIGPLPADTLFNRKQLEQGDAVLAMYHDQGLPVLKYASFGEGINITLGLPVIRTSVDHGTALDLAGTGRADPGSLKAAIDLAAELARHRD, from the coding sequence ATGCACCGCACCCCGGTGCTGGCGCTGACGACCGGCGAACCCGCCGGCATCGGCCCCGAGCTCGCCGCGGCGATCGCCGGCCGCAGCGACGGCGTACGGCTGGTGCTGCTCGGCGACCGGCAGTTGCTGACCGGGCGTGCCGCAGCGGTCGGTGCCGGCACCGACTGGCCCGACTATGTCCCCGGTGGCGATGCGCCGGTATCGCTGCTGCACCTGCCGCTGGCCGCGCCGTGCACCGCCGGGGTGCTCGATCCGGCCAATGCCCGCTACGTGCTCGACCTGCTCGACCGGGCGATCGACGGCGCGCAAGCCGGCGAGTTCGACGCCATCGTCACCGCGCCGCTGCACAAGGGCGTGATCAACGAAGGCATCAGTGGCAAGTTCTTCTACGGCCATACCGAATACCTGGCCGAGCGCACCGGCACCGGCCGGGTCGTGATGATGCTGACCGGCGGCGGCCTGCGCGTCGCCCTGGCGACGACGCACCTGCCGCTCAAGGATGTGCCTGCGGCGATCACCGTTGACACGCTGAGCCGAACGCTGCGCATCCTGCACGCCGATCTCCGGAGCAAGTTCGGAATCACGACCCCGCGCATCCTCGTCGCCGGGCTCAATCCGCACGCCGGCGAATCGGGTCACCTCGGCCGCGAGGAGCTCGACGTGATCATCCCGACCCTCGACGCACTGCGCGCCGAGGGCATGGCGCTGATCGGCCCGCTGCCGGCCGACACCCTCTTCAACCGCAAGCAGCTCGAACAGGGCGACGCCGTGCTGGCGATGTACCACGACCAGGGATTGCCGGTTCTCAAGTACGCAAGCTTTGGCGAAGGCATCAATATCACGCTAGGCCTGCCCGTCATCCGCACCTCGGTCGACCACGGCACCGCGCTCGACCTCGCCGGTACCGGCCGCGCCGACCCGGGCAGCCTCAAGGCGGCGATCGACCTCGCCGCCGAGCTGGCGCGCCACCGCGACTGA
- the rsmA gene encoding 16S rRNA (adenine(1518)-N(6)/adenine(1519)-N(6))-dimethyltransferase RsmA yields MSHIPRKRFGQNFLQDQGVIHGIIAAIDPRPGDVVVEIGPGLAALTEPLMQRAGKLHVVEIDRDIVSHLSGRFSAEQLVIHNADALKFDFAALAAEINPGGTIRLAGNLPYNISTPLLFHLASFGAAISDMHFMLQKEVVDRMVAEPGTADYGRLSVMLQVRFNMDKVLDVPPTAFYPPPKVDSSVVRMMPWDVNPWPVGDLGALEKLVTTSFAQRRKTIRNNLKGIADDAQLAAAGIAPGDRPENVTVGQYVALANLLAAH; encoded by the coding sequence ATGTCACATATTCCACGCAAACGCTTCGGCCAGAATTTCCTGCAGGACCAGGGCGTCATCCACGGCATCATCGCCGCGATCGACCCGCGTCCCGGCGACGTGGTCGTCGAGATCGGCCCCGGCCTCGCCGCGCTGACCGAACCGCTGATGCAGCGCGCCGGCAAGCTGCACGTCGTCGAGATCGACCGCGATATCGTCAGCCACCTCTCCGGCCGGTTCTCGGCCGAGCAGTTGGTGATCCACAACGCCGACGCACTGAAGTTCGATTTCGCCGCGCTCGCCGCCGAGATCAACCCCGGTGGCACGATCCGCCTCGCCGGCAACCTGCCGTACAACATCTCGACGCCGCTGCTGTTTCACCTCGCCAGCTTCGGCGCAGCGATTTCCGACATGCACTTCATGCTGCAGAAGGAAGTCGTCGACCGGATGGTCGCCGAACCGGGTACCGCCGATTACGGCCGGCTCTCGGTGATGCTGCAGGTCCGTTTCAATATGGACAAGGTGCTCGACGTCCCGCCGACCGCGTTCTACCCGCCGCCCAAGGTCGATTCCAGCGTGGTCCGGATGATGCCGTGGGACGTCAACCCATGGCCGGTTGGCGACCTCGGTGCGCTGGAAAAACTCGTCACCACGTCATTCGCCCAGCGCCGCAAGACGATACGCAACAACCTCAAGGGCATCGCCGACGACGCCCAGCTCGCCGCCGCCGGCATTGCACCGGGCGATCGCCCCGAGAACGTCACCGTCGGCCAGTACGTCGCGCTCGCCAACCTGCTCGCCGCCCACTGA
- a CDS encoding amino acid ABC transporter ATP-binding protein: MIRFSSVNKWYGRDHHVLKNINLEVKQGEVVVVCGPSGSGKSTLIRTINQLEPINDGEITVGGIIVNNPKTDINTLRAEVGFVFQHFNLYPHLSVIDNITLAPIQVKKMSRDAAEKLAMELLVRVGLDNKKDAYPANLSGGQQQRVAIARGLAMQPKVMLFDEPTSALDPEMIGEVLAVMQQLAESGMTMMVVTHEMGFAREVADRVLFLAEGEILEDTTPEAFFSAPSTDRARQFLRQILSPMHG, from the coding sequence ATGATCCGATTTTCCAGCGTCAACAAGTGGTACGGCCGCGACCACCATGTGCTCAAGAACATCAACCTCGAGGTCAAACAGGGTGAGGTCGTCGTCGTTTGCGGCCCGTCCGGCTCGGGCAAGTCGACGCTGATCCGCACGATCAACCAGCTCGAACCGATCAACGACGGCGAGATCACTGTCGGCGGTATCATCGTCAACAATCCGAAGACCGACATCAACACGCTGCGCGCCGAAGTCGGCTTCGTGTTCCAGCACTTCAACCTGTACCCGCATCTGTCGGTGATCGACAACATCACGCTCGCGCCGATCCAGGTCAAGAAGATGAGCCGCGACGCGGCCGAAAAGCTGGCGATGGAGCTGCTGGTTCGCGTCGGCCTCGACAACAAGAAGGACGCCTACCCGGCCAACCTGTCGGGCGGACAGCAGCAGCGCGTCGCGATTGCCCGCGGGCTGGCGATGCAGCCCAAGGTGATGCTGTTCGACGAACCGACGTCGGCACTCGACCCGGAAATGATCGGCGAGGTGCTGGCGGTGATGCAGCAGCTTGCCGAATCGGGCATGACGATGATGGTCGTCACCCACGAAATGGGCTTCGCGCGCGAGGTCGCCGACCGGGTGCTCTTCCTCGCCGAGGGCGAAATCCTCGAGGACACGACACCGGAAGCGTTCTTCAGCGCACCGAGCACCGATCGGGCCAGGCAGTTTCTGCGACAGATATTGTCGCCGATGCATGGCTAA
- a CDS encoding glutamate/aspartate ABC transporter substrate-binding protein — MKKLLPLCLAVSALFAATAQAEELTGTLKKIKETGTITVGHRDSSIPFSYLDASQKPVGYSMDLSAKIVAAVKKELNMPSLVVRYNLVTSQTRIPLVQNGTVDVECGSTTNNLERQKQVAFSVGIFEIGTRLLVKKTSGIKDFADLSGKNVVTTAGTTSERLIKKMNDEKKLGMNIISAKDHGESFLMLESGRAVAFMMDDALLAGEMAKAKAPNDWTIVGKPQSYEVYGCMLRKDDAQFKKLVDTALSNTYKSGEINTIYKRWFQSPVPPKGLNLNFPMSDELKELIAKPTDKSAEQM; from the coding sequence ATGAAGAAACTGCTGCCGTTGTGTTTGGCCGTGTCCGCCCTCTTCGCTGCCACCGCGCAGGCCGAAGAGCTGACCGGTACGCTGAAAAAGATCAAGGAAACCGGCACCATCACCGTCGGCCACCGCGACTCGTCGATCCCGTTCTCCTATCTCGACGCGAGCCAGAAGCCGGTCGGTTACTCGATGGACCTGTCGGCGAAGATCGTCGCTGCGGTCAAGAAAGAACTGAACATGCCGAGCCTGGTGGTGCGCTACAACCTCGTCACCTCGCAGACGCGGATTCCGCTGGTCCAGAACGGCACGGTTGACGTCGAGTGCGGCTCGACGACCAACAACCTCGAACGCCAGAAGCAGGTCGCCTTCTCGGTCGGCATCTTCGAAATCGGTACCCGCCTCCTGGTGAAGAAGACCTCGGGCATCAAGGACTTCGCCGACCTCTCCGGCAAGAACGTCGTCACCACCGCCGGCACCACGTCCGAGCGGCTCATCAAGAAGATGAACGACGAGAAGAAGCTCGGCATGAACATCATCAGCGCCAAGGACCATGGCGAATCGTTCCTGATGCTCGAATCGGGCCGCGCCGTCGCCTTCATGATGGACGACGCGCTGCTGGCCGGTGAAATGGCCAAGGCCAAGGCACCGAACGACTGGACCATCGTCGGCAAGCCGCAATCGTACGAAGTCTACGGCTGCATGCTGCGCAAGGACGACGCCCAGTTCAAGAAGCTGGTCGACACCGCGCTGAGCAACACGTACAAGTCCGGCGAAATCAACACCATCTACAAGCGCTGGTTCCAGAGCCCGGTCCCGCCCAAGGGCCTGAACCTGAACTTCCCGATGAGCGACGAGCTCAAGGAACTGATCGCCAAGCCGACCGACAAGTCCGCCGAGCAGATGTAA
- a CDS encoding amino acid ABC transporter permease, protein MHYNWDWGVFFHSTGIGSEIYLDWFIKGLGWTIALSLAGWVIALLLGTVLGVMRTLPGKVLPKIAAVYVEIFRNIPLLVQLFVWYFIVPDLLPEGLQTWFKQDLHPATSAFISVVLCLGLFTAARVCEQVRTGIQALPKGQTNAAYALGLRVPQIYKEVLLPQAFRIIIPPLTSEFLNIFKNSSVASLIGLMELLAQTKQTAEFTANLFEAFTLATIIYFVLNMGLMLFMRWVEKRVRVPGLIALGGK, encoded by the coding sequence ATGCATTACAACTGGGACTGGGGCGTATTTTTCCACTCCACCGGCATTGGCAGCGAAATCTATCTGGACTGGTTCATCAAGGGCCTCGGATGGACGATCGCACTGTCGCTGGCCGGCTGGGTGATCGCACTGCTGCTGGGAACCGTACTTGGCGTGATGCGCACGCTGCCGGGCAAGGTCCTGCCCAAGATCGCGGCGGTCTACGTCGAGATTTTCCGTAACATCCCGCTGCTGGTGCAGCTGTTCGTCTGGTACTTCATCGTGCCCGACCTGCTGCCCGAAGGACTGCAGACCTGGTTCAAGCAGGACCTGCACCCGGCAACCAGCGCCTTCATCAGCGTGGTGCTCTGTCTTGGCCTGTTTACCGCCGCGCGCGTCTGTGAACAGGTGCGTACCGGCATCCAGGCGCTGCCGAAGGGGCAGACCAACGCCGCCTACGCACTGGGCCTGCGCGTACCGCAGATCTACAAGGAAGTGCTGCTGCCGCAAGCGTTCCGGATCATCATTCCGCCGCTGACCAGCGAATTCCTGAACATTTTCAAGAACTCGTCGGTCGCTTCGCTGATCGGCCTGATGGAACTGCTGGCGCAGACCAAGCAGACCGCCGAATTCACCGCCAACCTGTTCGAGGCGTTCACGCTGGCGACGATCATCTACTTCGTGCTCAATATGGGCCTGATGCTGTTCATGCGCTGGGTTGAAAAGCGCGTGCGCGTGCCGGGACTGATCGCGCTGGGAGGCAAGTAA
- a CDS encoding amino acid ABC transporter permease: protein MDFTSLLTAMPGLVSGMMLTLKLLVLAIIGGIALGTLLALARLSHNKLLSSLAGFYVNYFRSIPLLLVITWFYFVVPFIIGWLTGTNEPIGAFYSCLVAFMMFEAAYYCEIVRAGIQSTSKGQVNAAYALGMTYGQTMRLVILPQAFRKMTPLLLQQSIILFQDTSLVYAVGLMDFLNSARSAGDIVGELHQFLIFAGLVYFIISFGASTLVKRLQKRLTV, encoded by the coding sequence ATGGATTTCACTTCGCTGCTCACGGCCATGCCCGGCCTGGTGTCGGGGATGATGCTGACGCTGAAGCTGCTGGTGCTCGCCATCATCGGCGGCATCGCGCTCGGTACCCTGCTGGCGCTGGCACGGCTGTCGCACAACAAGCTGCTGTCGAGCCTCGCCGGCTTCTACGTCAACTACTTCCGCTCGATTCCGCTGCTGCTGGTCATCACCTGGTTCTACTTCGTGGTGCCCTTCATCATCGGCTGGCTCACCGGCACCAACGAACCGATCGGCGCGTTCTACTCGTGTCTGGTTGCGTTCATGATGTTCGAAGCCGCTTATTATTGCGAAATCGTCCGCGCCGGCATCCAGTCGACCTCCAAGGGCCAGGTCAACGCCGCGTATGCACTGGGGATGACCTACGGCCAGACGATGCGACTGGTGATCCTGCCGCAGGCCTTCCGCAAGATGACGCCGCTGCTGCTGCAGCAGTCGATCATCCTGTTCCAGGACACCTCGCTCGTCTACGCGGTCGGCCTGATGGACTTCCTGAACAGCGCCCGTTCGGCCGGTGACATCGTCGGCGAGCTGCACCAGTTCCTGATCTTTGCCGGCCTGGTTTATTTCATCATCAGTTTTGGCGCCTCCACCCTGGTGAAGCGCCTGCAAAAGAGGTTGACCGTATGA
- a CDS encoding amino acid ABC transporter ATP-binding protein: MISLKNVSKWYGDFQVLTDCTTEVQKGEVVVVCGPSGSGKSTLIKCVNGLEPFQSGDIIVDGISVGSPKTDLPKLRSRVGMVFQHFELFPHLSITDNLALAQIKVLGRKEDEAKKKGLALLDRVGLSAHAAKFPGQLSGGQQQRVAIARALAMDPIAMLFDEPTSALDPEMINEVLDVMVQLAHEGMTMMCVTHEMGFARKVANRVIFMDQGAIVEDANKDEFFGSPRSERAQTFLSKILQH; this comes from the coding sequence ATGATTTCGCTCAAGAACGTCAGCAAGTGGTACGGTGACTTCCAGGTCCTGACCGACTGCACGACCGAAGTACAGAAAGGCGAAGTGGTCGTCGTCTGCGGCCCGTCGGGCTCGGGCAAGTCGACGCTGATCAAGTGCGTCAATGGCCTCGAACCGTTTCAGTCCGGCGACATCATCGTCGACGGCATCTCGGTCGGCTCGCCCAAGACCGACCTGCCCAAGCTGCGCTCGCGCGTCGGCATGGTGTTCCAGCACTTCGAACTGTTCCCCCACCTGTCGATCACCGACAACCTCGCACTGGCGCAGATCAAGGTACTCGGCCGCAAGGAGGACGAGGCGAAGAAGAAGGGCCTGGCCCTGCTCGACCGCGTCGGCCTGTCGGCGCATGCCGCCAAGTTCCCGGGCCAGCTCTCGGGCGGCCAGCAGCAGCGCGTCGCCATCGCCCGCGCACTGGCGATGGACCCGATCGCGATGCTGTTCGACGAACCGACGTCGGCGCTCGACCCGGAAATGATCAACGAAGTGCTCGACGTGATGGTGCAGCTGGCCCACGAAGGCATGACGATGATGTGCGTGACCCATGAAATGGGCTTTGCGCGCAAAGTTGCCAACCGGGTGATCTTCATGGACCAGGGCGCGATCGTCGAGGACGCGAACAAGGACGAGTTCTTCGGCAGCCCGCGCAGCGAACGCGCGCAGACCTTCCTGTCGAAGATCCTGCAGCACTGA
- a CDS encoding bifunctional diguanylate cyclase/phosphodiesterase, protein MPHSDRPADLAADPFVRQHAYFDAFDRVVAQFAGYEPPDGGALAEALADASRADLVCLYRCDEFNAWLDAAWMAPQANLFVEPLRRLSLGDYPLFADTLAVGMLLQRSLSALPLPEQLLLGGIGARHVVTLPLLDRGLPFGMLAFFDTRDDRARCADELRLLTMLGRQLAQGLVRCEVDAELRAERDRLQALVGATDDMVFELSAQGLIVQAWSSHAVLPHPAALEGRPYAHVLPPALAGALAARLPAALAGEAATIECRLDDSDSPIWLEGRLRPLGDGDVVVLLRDVSADRQSALRQQALGQTLQLLDEAVVDLSADGRLLRFSAAWVRLRGLDPRVQGDDLGVPFLHWVHEGDLGAVRTGMARLASEPRTLRFRLYRESGELVWVEACLMPLVAEHGATMRAVLRDVTEVKLNEQHISQMALYDGLTRLPNRLMLDDALARAVTRAREAHGKVGLGFVDLDHFKQINDAFGHRIGDELLAKLAARFSAVLRDGDLLARWGGDEFVVLMPDVGAPSQLRAMAERLREAAREVVVLDGQEAHPSISIGFAVFPDNAESGEELLSAADHAMHHAKQAGRNNVCLYGDVLRPKSLGREHVAIQSRLSAAIRGERLGVFYQPVVSARNGDVIAIEALARWQDDKNGWISPELFIPMAEKAGLIQELSERVMQLAFPQLRAWRDAGLTQKLMLNISRSQLFSPTFVSLLVDRLVANRLRPSDVIIEITESVALNDHAKQLKHLRQLAHAGFQIAIDDFGTGYSSLAQLHEMQAQWLKVDLSFTRRLHTEAGRRVMQAIVQLGRGLGFDLVVEGVESLETARYLQGLGVDYLQGFHFSEPVAAGVAELWMRLGLGNKV, encoded by the coding sequence CCTTTCGTCCGCCAGCACGCCTATTTCGACGCGTTCGACCGTGTCGTCGCGCAGTTCGCCGGTTACGAGCCGCCGGACGGCGGGGCGCTGGCCGAGGCGCTGGCCGACGCCAGCCGCGCCGATCTCGTCTGCCTGTACCGCTGCGACGAGTTCAACGCCTGGCTCGATGCGGCCTGGATGGCGCCGCAGGCGAATCTTTTCGTCGAGCCGCTGCGCCGGCTGTCGCTCGGTGACTATCCGCTGTTCGCCGATACGCTCGCCGTCGGCATGTTGCTGCAACGCTCCTTGTCGGCGCTGCCCCTGCCCGAGCAGCTGCTGCTCGGCGGCATCGGCGCCCGTCATGTCGTCACCTTGCCCTTGCTCGATCGCGGCCTGCCGTTCGGCATGCTGGCGTTTTTCGACACTCGCGACGACAGGGCGCGCTGCGCCGATGAACTGCGGCTGCTGACGATGCTCGGCCGGCAACTGGCGCAAGGACTGGTCCGCTGCGAGGTCGACGCCGAACTGCGCGCCGAACGCGACCGGCTGCAGGCGCTGGTCGGTGCGACCGACGACATGGTGTTCGAGCTGTCTGCCCAGGGACTGATCGTTCAGGCCTGGTCGAGCCATGCGGTGCTGCCGCATCCGGCGGCGCTCGAAGGGCGCCCGTATGCGCACGTGCTGCCGCCGGCGCTGGCCGGGGCACTGGCGGCGCGGCTGCCGGCCGCGCTCGCCGGTGAGGCTGCGACAATCGAATGCCGGCTCGACGACAGCGATTCGCCGATCTGGCTCGAGGGGCGCTTGCGTCCGCTCGGTGACGGCGACGTCGTCGTCCTGTTGCGCGATGTCAGCGCCGACAGGCAAAGCGCGCTGCGCCAGCAGGCGCTGGGGCAGACGCTTCAGCTGCTCGACGAAGCCGTCGTCGACCTGTCGGCCGACGGGCGGCTGCTCCGTTTCAGCGCGGCGTGGGTCCGCCTGCGCGGACTCGATCCGCGGGTGCAGGGTGACGATCTCGGCGTACCTTTCCTGCACTGGGTCCACGAGGGCGACCTCGGCGCGGTCCGAACCGGCATGGCGCGTCTGGCCAGCGAACCGCGGACCCTGCGTTTCCGGCTCTATCGCGAGAGCGGCGAGCTGGTCTGGGTCGAGGCCTGCCTGATGCCGCTGGTCGCCGAGCACGGTGCGACGATGCGCGCGGTGCTGCGCGACGTCACCGAGGTCAAGCTGAACGAGCAGCACATCAGCCAGATGGCGCTGTACGACGGGCTGACACGCTTGCCGAACCGGCTGATGCTCGACGATGCGCTGGCGCGGGCCGTCACGCGGGCGCGCGAGGCGCACGGCAAGGTCGGCCTCGGTTTTGTCGACCTTGATCACTTCAAGCAGATCAACGATGCCTTCGGCCACCGGATCGGCGACGAACTGCTCGCCAAGCTGGCGGCACGGTTCTCGGCCGTACTGCGCGACGGTGACCTGCTGGCACGCTGGGGCGGCGACGAGTTCGTCGTACTGATGCCCGACGTCGGTGCGCCGTCGCAGCTCCGGGCGATGGCCGAGCGTTTGCGCGAGGCGGCACGCGAGGTCGTCGTGCTCGACGGGCAGGAAGCGCATCCATCGATCAGCATCGGCTTCGCGGTGTTTCCCGATAACGCCGAATCGGGTGAGGAGCTGCTGTCGGCGGCCGACCACGCGATGCACCATGCCAAGCAGGCGGGGCGCAACAACGTCTGCCTGTACGGCGACGTGCTGCGGCCAAAATCACTCGGGCGCGAGCACGTGGCGATCCAGTCCCGGCTGTCGGCGGCGATCCGCGGCGAGCGGCTCGGCGTGTTCTATCAGCCGGTGGTGTCGGCCCGCAACGGCGATGTGATCGCGATCGAGGCGCTGGCGCGCTGGCAGGACGACAAGAACGGCTGGATCAGCCCCGAGCTGTTCATTCCGATGGCCGAGAAGGCCGGGCTGATCCAGGAGCTGTCCGAACGGGTGATGCAGCTTGCGTTTCCGCAGCTGCGGGCCTGGCGCGACGCCGGGCTGACGCAGAAGCTGATGCTGAACATTTCGCGCAGCCAGCTGTTCTCGCCGACCTTCGTGTCGCTGCTGGTCGACCGGCTGGTGGCGAACCGCTTGCGGCCCAGCGACGTCATCATCGAGATTACCGAATCGGTGGCGCTCAACGACCACGCGAAGCAGCTCAAGCACCTGCGCCAGCTCGCGCATGCGGGCTTCCAGATCGCCATCGACGACTTCGGCACCGGCTACTCGTCGCTGGCGCAGTTGCACGAGATGCAGGCGCAGTGGCTCAAGGTCGACCTCTCGTTCACGCGGCGCCTGCATACCGAGGCGGGGCGGCGGGTGATGCAGGCGATCGTCCAGCTCGGCCGCGGCCTGGGTTTCGACCTGGTCGTCGAGGGGGTCGAGAGCCTGGAAACCGCACGCTATCTGCAAGGGCTCGGCGTCGACTATCTGCAGGGTTTCCATTTCAGCGAGCCGGTGGCGGCCGGTGTCGCCGAGTTGTGGATGCGCCTGGGCCTGGGCAACAAGGTCTGA